A single region of the Lotus japonicus ecotype B-129 chromosome 4, LjGifu_v1.2 genome encodes:
- the LOC130713060 gene encoding annexin D5-like, translated as MSTLNVPPIPPSPRDDAIQLYSAFKGFGCDTSIVINILAHRDATQRAYIQQEYRTMYSGDLLKRLSSELSGKLETAVLLWMHDPAGRDAIILKQSLTVAKNLETATEVICSRTPSQLQYLRQIYHSKFGTYLEHDIERNTSGDHKKILLAYVSTPRHEGPEVNREMAQKDANVLYKAGEKKLGTDEKTFVQIFSERSAAHLAAINYFYRDIYGHSLKKAVKKETSGNFAHALLTMVQCAENPAKYFAKVLHKAMKGLGTDDTKLIRVIVTRTEIDLHNIKAEYLKKYKKTLNDAVHSETSGNYRAFLLSLLGPNQ; from the exons ATGTCTACGCTCAATGTGCCCCCTATTCCTCCTTCCCCGAGAGATGATGCGATCCAACTTTACAGTGCTTTCAAGG GATTTGGGTGTGATACTAGCATAGTCATCAATATACTTGCACATAGAGATGCTACGCAGCGTGCCTACATCCAACAAGAATACAGAACTATGTATTCTGGGGACCTTCTCAAACGTTTATCTTCTGAGCTTTCTGGAAAGTTGGAG ACTGCAGTTCTGCTTTGGATGCATGACCCTGCAGGCCGTGATGCAATAATCCTTAAGCAGTCTCTAACTGTGGCAAAAAATCTTGAAACCGCTACTGAAGTAATATGTTCACGCACACCATCTCAACTACAATATTTAAGACAGATATACCATTctaaatttggcacttatctTGAGCATGACATTGAAAGAAACACCTCTGGGGATCATAAAAAG ATTCTGCTTGCATATGTAAGCACACCACGTCATGAAGGTCCTGAGGTTAATAGAGAAATGGCTCAGAAGGATGCAAATGTTCTCTACAAAGCTGGGGAGAAGAAACTGGGAACTGATGAGAAAACTTTTGTGCAAATATTCAGCGAACGTAGTGCGGCACATTTGGCTGCCATAAACTATTTTTACCGTGACATTTATGGACATTCATTGAAGAAG GCAGTAAAGAAAGAAACATCAGGGAATTTTGCTCATGCACTTTTGACAATGGTCCAATGTGCTGAGAATCCTGCAAAGTATTTCGCAAAG GTCTTACATAAGGCAATGAAAGGTTTGGGGACTGATGACACAAAACTTATAAGGGTGATTGTAACAAGGACAGAGATTGATTTACATAATATTAAAGCTGAATATTTAAAGAAATACAAGAAGACTCTGAACGATGCAGTTCACTCAGAAACATCCGGCAACTACAGGGCTTTTCTCCTCTCACTTTTAGGTCCCAACCAGTAG
- the LOC130713059 gene encoding purple acid phosphatase 3-like: MGGAAGLWMGFNFISLLFVPASSALFQRLEHPVKADGSLSLVVIGDWGRKGAYNQSQVANQMARVAEKLDIDFVISTGDNFYDDGLTGIHDPAFESSFSQIYTSKSLQKQWYNVLGNHDYRGDVEAQLNPILHNIDHRWFCQRSFIVDTEIAEFFFVDTTPFVDKYFFKPKDHKYDWRGVLPRDKYLSNLLRDLEIALKVSTAKWKIVVGHHPIRSIGHHGDTKELIRQLLPILEENNVDMYINGHDHCLEHITSTNSQILFLTSGGGSKAWKGDIQNKTNGVKFYYDGQGFMSLELQQINAKVVYYDIFGKVLHLQNLSKGFYPVMVA, encoded by the exons ATGGGTGGTGCCGCTGGTCTATGGATGGGTTTCAATTTTATTAGTCTGTTGTTTGTTCCTGCGTCATCAGCTCTGTTCCAACGCCTAGAGCACCCTGTCAAAGCTGATGGTTCACTTAGCTTAGTGGTCATTGGAGATTGGGGAAGGAAAGGAGCATACAACCAATCTCAAGTTGCTAATCAG ATGGCAAGAGTTGCTGAAAAGTTAGATATTGACTTTGTGATATCTACCGGAGACAATTTCTATGACGATGGATTAACCGGTATACACGACCCTGCATTTGAATCTTCCTTCTCACAAATCTACACTTCCAAGAGCCTCCAAAAACAATGGTATAACG TCTTGGGCAATCATGACTACAGAGGAGATGTTGAAGCACAATTAAATCCTATCCTTCATAATATTGATCATAGATGGTTTTGCCAAAGATCATTTATTGTTGATACTG AAATTGCTGAGTTCTTCTTCGTTGATACAACACCTTTTGTggacaaatatttttttaagccAAAGGATCACAAGTATGATTGGAGAGGAGTACTTCCAAGGGACAAATATTTATCAAATCTCTTAAGG GATCTGGAAATAGCACTGAAGGTTTCTACTGCCAAGTGGAAGATTGTTGTTGGACATCACCCTATAAGAAGCATAGGACACCACGGTGACACCAAAGAACTCATAAGACAGCTCCTGCCAATCCTTGAG GAAAACAATGTTGATATGTACATTAATGGGCACGACCATTGCTTGGAACATATAACTAGCACCAATAG CCAAATCCTGTTCTTAACCAGTGGTGGAGGTTCGAAGGCATGGAAAGGAGACATTCAGAATAAGACAAATGGGGTCAAGTTTTACTATGACGGACAAGGATTCATGTCTCTGGAGCTTCAACAAATCAATGCCAAAGTTGTTTATTATGATATTTTTGGCAAAGTTTTGCATCTTCAGAATCTATCCAAGGGGTTCTATCCTGTCATGGTCGCCTAG